Proteins from a genomic interval of Nocardia sp. BMG51109:
- a CDS encoding cold-shock protein, producing the protein MAQGTVKWFNAEKGFGFIAPEDGSADVFVHYSEIQGSGFRTLEENQKVEFEVGQGTKGPQATGVRALS; encoded by the coding sequence ATGGCACAGGGAACTGTGAAGTGGTTCAACGCGGAGAAGGGGTTCGGCTTCATCGCGCCCGAGGACGGCTCCGCTGACGTCTTCGTCCACTACTCCGAGATCCAGGGTTCGGGCTTCCGCACCCTCGAGGAGAACCAGAAGGTCGAATTCGAGGTCGGCCAGGGCACCAAGGGCCCGCAGGCCACCGGAGTTCGCGCGCTCAGCTGA
- the topA gene encoding type I DNA topoisomerase gives MAARDRGAAQESQAGQGRPLRRLVIVESPTKARKIAPYLGRGYTVEASVGHIRDLPSGAADLPAKYKGQSWASLGVDVDNDFEPIYVVSPEKKAKVSELKSLLADADELYLATDPDREGEAIAWHLLETLKPKVPVRRMVFHEITEPAIQAAAADTRDLDNDLVDAQETRRILDRLYGYKVSPVLWRKVMPRLSAGRVQSVATRIIVQRERERIAFRSAEYWDIAAKFDTGDERDDATNARTFGARLVTVDGARVASGRDFGADGRLKTDGVTVLDEGYARRLAETLEGAAFQVSSVESKPYTRRPYAPFMTSTLQQEAARKLRFSSAYTMKVAQQLYENGYITYMRTDSTTLSESAIAAARSQATQLYGEQFVHATPRQYNRKVKNAQEAHEAIRPAGDTFLTPGQLHARLRPSELDQFRLYELIWQRTIASQMADARGTTLTVRITGRAGTGEECVFSASGRTITFAGFLKAYVESVDEDSGSQSDDAESRLPALTEGQGVSAAELNPDGHTTNPPSRYNEASLVKAMEELGIGRPSTYASIIKTILDRGYVYKRGNALVPSWVAFAVVALLEAYFGRLVDFDFTAAMEDDLDAIAGGREQRGNWLSSFYFGGEHGAEGSVARSGGLKKMVDQQLDDIDARKINSIKMFSDDEGRDVVVRVGRYGPYLERMIANPDDPGGDPVAQRANLPSDLPPDELNLEIAEKLFATPQEGRPLGVDPETGHRIVAKEGRFGPYVTEILPEPEEDAGAKKGSKKAAGPKPRTGSLFKSMDPSTVTLEEALRLLSLPRVVGADPQSGEEITAQNGRYGPYLKKGTDSRSLGSEDQIFTVTLDEALKIFAEPKRRGRQAAAAAPLRELGNDPVSEKPMVVKDGRFGPYVTDGETNASLRKGDEVESITDERASELLAERRAKGPVKKAAKKAPAKKAAAKKAPAKKTTAKQSDAKKTTAKKSTAKKATKSTAKAPAKSTAKKTTSTRS, from the coding sequence GTGGCAGCACGAGACCGCGGTGCAGCGCAGGAGTCCCAGGCAGGTCAAGGCCGCCCGCTGCGTCGTCTCGTCATCGTCGAATCACCGACGAAGGCCCGGAAGATCGCCCCCTATCTCGGCCGCGGCTACACGGTGGAGGCCTCCGTCGGCCACATCCGCGATCTCCCGAGCGGTGCGGCGGACCTGCCCGCGAAGTACAAGGGGCAGTCCTGGGCGAGCCTGGGCGTCGACGTCGACAACGACTTCGAACCCATCTACGTGGTCAGCCCGGAGAAGAAGGCCAAGGTATCCGAGCTGAAGAGCCTGCTCGCCGATGCCGACGAGCTGTATCTGGCCACCGACCCCGACCGCGAGGGCGAGGCCATCGCCTGGCACCTGCTGGAGACGCTGAAGCCGAAGGTTCCGGTGCGGCGGATGGTGTTCCACGAGATCACCGAGCCCGCCATCCAGGCGGCCGCGGCCGATACCCGCGATCTGGACAACGACCTGGTCGACGCGCAGGAAACCAGGCGCATCCTGGACCGGCTGTACGGATACAAGGTCAGCCCGGTGCTGTGGCGGAAGGTCATGCCGCGGCTGTCCGCGGGCCGGGTGCAGTCGGTGGCGACCCGGATCATCGTTCAGCGCGAACGAGAGCGCATAGCGTTCCGCTCCGCCGAGTATTGGGATATCGCAGCCAAGTTCGACACCGGCGACGAACGGGACGACGCCACCAACGCGCGCACCTTCGGCGCACGACTGGTGACGGTCGACGGTGCCCGAGTAGCGAGCGGCCGGGACTTCGGCGCCGACGGCCGGCTGAAGACCGACGGCGTCACGGTGCTGGACGAGGGGTATGCGCGGCGGCTGGCCGAGACGCTGGAGGGCGCCGCCTTCCAGGTCAGCTCGGTCGAATCCAAGCCGTACACGCGCCGGCCGTACGCGCCGTTCATGACCTCCACGTTGCAGCAGGAGGCCGCACGCAAGCTGCGGTTCAGCTCGGCATACACCATGAAGGTCGCGCAGCAGCTGTACGAGAACGGCTACATCACCTACATGCGCACCGACTCGACCACCCTGTCGGAGTCGGCGATCGCCGCCGCCCGGTCGCAGGCAACGCAGCTGTACGGTGAGCAGTTCGTGCATGCGACGCCCCGGCAGTACAACCGCAAGGTCAAGAACGCCCAGGAGGCGCACGAGGCGATCCGGCCGGCCGGCGACACCTTCCTCACCCCCGGCCAGCTGCATGCCCGGCTGAGGCCCAGCGAACTCGACCAGTTCCGCCTCTACGAGCTGATCTGGCAGCGCACCATCGCCTCGCAGATGGCCGATGCCCGCGGCACCACGCTGACCGTGCGGATCACGGGTCGCGCCGGAACCGGCGAGGAGTGCGTGTTCTCCGCGTCCGGCCGCACCATTACCTTCGCGGGCTTTCTCAAGGCGTACGTCGAGAGCGTCGACGAGGATTCGGGCTCCCAGTCCGATGACGCCGAGTCCAGGCTGCCGGCCCTGACCGAGGGACAGGGCGTCTCGGCCGCCGAACTGAACCCGGACGGCCACACCACCAACCCACCCTCGCGCTACAACGAGGCCTCGCTGGTCAAGGCCATGGAAGAGCTGGGTATCGGCCGCCCGTCGACCTACGCGTCGATCATCAAGACGATCCTGGACCGCGGTTACGTCTACAAGCGCGGCAACGCGCTGGTGCCGTCGTGGGTGGCGTTCGCGGTGGTCGCGTTGCTCGAGGCGTACTTCGGGCGCCTGGTCGACTTCGACTTCACCGCCGCCATGGAGGACGATCTCGACGCCATCGCCGGCGGGCGGGAGCAGCGCGGAAACTGGTTGTCCAGCTTCTACTTCGGCGGCGAGCACGGCGCCGAGGGGTCGGTCGCACGCTCGGGCGGGCTGAAGAAGATGGTCGACCAGCAACTCGACGACATCGACGCGCGCAAGATCAACTCGATCAAGATGTTCAGCGACGACGAGGGGCGCGATGTCGTCGTGCGGGTCGGCAGGTACGGCCCGTATCTGGAGCGCATGATCGCCAATCCGGATGACCCGGGCGGTGATCCGGTTGCCCAGCGCGCCAACCTGCCCAGCGATCTGCCGCCGGACGAGCTGAATCTCGAGATTGCCGAGAAGCTGTTCGCGACACCGCAGGAGGGCCGTCCGCTCGGTGTCGACCCGGAGACCGGCCACCGCATCGTGGCCAAGGAGGGCCGATTCGGGCCCTACGTGACCGAGATCCTGCCCGAGCCAGAAGAGGACGCGGGCGCCAAGAAGGGGTCGAAGAAGGCGGCCGGTCCCAAGCCGCGCACCGGATCGCTGTTCAAGTCGATGGATCCGTCCACGGTCACGCTCGAGGAGGCCCTGCGGCTGCTGTCGCTGCCGCGGGTGGTGGGCGCCGATCCCCAATCCGGCGAGGAGATCACCGCGCAGAACGGCCGCTACGGGCCGTATCTGAAGAAGGGCACCGACTCGCGGTCGCTGGGGTCTGAGGATCAGATCTTCACGGTGACGCTGGACGAGGCGCTGAAGATCTTCGCCGAGCCCAAGCGGCGCGGTCGGCAGGCCGCGGCGGCCGCACCGCTGCGTGAACTCGGTAACGACCCGGTCAGCGAGAAGCCGATGGTCGTCAAGGACGGTCGGTTCGGCCCGTACGTCACCGATGGTGAGACGAACGCCAGCCTGCGCAAGGGCGACGAGGTCGAGTCGATCACCGACGAGCGCGCCTCGGAACTGCTGGCCGAACGCCGGGCCAAGGGGCCGGTGAAGAAGGCGGCCAAGAAGGCTCCGGCCAAGAAGGCGGCGGCGAAGAAGGCGCCGGCGAAGAAGACCACGGCCAAGCAGTCCGACGCGAAGAAGACCACGGCCAAGAAGAGCACCGCCAAGAAGGCCACGAAGTCCACCGCGAAGGCGCCCGCCAAATCCACCGCCAAGAAGACGACCTCGACCAGGTCGTGA